A genomic region of Aquipuribacter hungaricus contains the following coding sequences:
- a CDS encoding ABC transporter ATP-binding protein produces MTSTTPRPLGRSAAHGTSLPVDVQQVAVDFGRGPVLAGLDLHVPSGAVHAVLGPSGCGKSTLLRVLAGLTRPSSGTARLGGSDVVEGDERVAVVFQQPRLLPWLDLRANIALGATRRRRHDPSAGSRAEVDELLARVGLDGYGDYRPAAVSGGMAQRTALARALLARPGVLLLDEPFAALDALTRLNMQALVDELVHADGTTVVLVTHDVDEAVRLADDITVLGAAGSGTATAVPVPLGRPRDTTDPAHLAAAARLRTRLLELVGVESLS; encoded by the coding sequence ACGACCCCACGCCCCCTGGGCCGGTCCGCGGCGCACGGCACGTCGCTGCCCGTGGACGTCCAGCAGGTGGCCGTCGACTTCGGCCGCGGGCCCGTGCTCGCCGGCCTCGACCTGCACGTCCCCTCCGGCGCCGTGCACGCCGTGCTCGGTCCCTCCGGGTGCGGCAAGTCCACCCTGCTGCGGGTGCTGGCCGGGCTCACCCGTCCCAGCAGCGGCACGGCGCGCCTCGGCGGCAGCGACGTCGTCGAGGGTGACGAGCGGGTGGCGGTCGTCTTCCAGCAGCCGCGCCTGCTGCCGTGGCTCGACCTGCGCGCCAACATCGCCCTGGGCGCGACCCGGCGCCGGCGCCACGACCCGTCGGCCGGGTCCCGGGCCGAGGTGGACGAGCTGCTCGCCCGCGTCGGCCTCGACGGGTACGGCGACTACCGCCCGGCCGCCGTCAGCGGGGGCATGGCACAGCGCACGGCGCTCGCGCGCGCCCTGCTCGCCCGCCCCGGCGTCCTCCTGCTCGACGAGCCCTTCGCGGCCCTCGACGCCCTCACGCGCCTCAACATGCAGGCGCTCGTCGACGAGCTCGTCCACGCCGACGGCACGACCGTCGTCCTGGTCACCCACGACGTCGACGAGGCGGTCCGCCTCGCCGACGACATCACCGTCCTCGGGGCCGCCGGCTCCGGTACCGCCACCGCGGTGCCGGTGCCGCTCGGCCGTCCCCGCGACACCACAGATCCTGCACACCTGGCCGCCGCCGCCCGGCTGCGTACCCGTCTTCTCGAGCTCGTCGGAGTGGAGTCCCTCTCATGA